A window of the Oncorhynchus kisutch isolate 150728-3 linkage group LG12, Okis_V2, whole genome shotgun sequence genome harbors these coding sequences:
- the angel2 gene encoding protein angel homolog 2 isoform X4, which produces MFSRHLTAFGSHWLPPTQAPLGGWRNVHFPSYPCRPGVPPPPQLSHPTRHLSGAFQPQDTHNTNWARLQSKQHLPPGFPFHGFPHRHFHLGLMECSDKEPPYKRRRSSEERAPGDRSKGSPKREYAPRQARSATTSPNCWFKDGKPPPPGTSPPRQALELKRQWEDFSHCYKSRPQSGGGRREPPFEFSVMSYNILSQDLLHDNNYLYKHCSSSILNWNHRLSNILKELKEHNADIMCLQEVQEDHYEKQIKPSLEALGYQCEYKRRTGRKPDGCAVVYKKDRFSLLSSHPVEYFRRGIPLLDRDNVGLVLLLRPTGSSRPEDCVCVANTHLLYNPRRGDIKLAQLAMLLAEISTVSRLPDGSSCPIILCGDFNSVPWSPLYSFVRESRLEYDGIPIGKVSGQEENPRGQRILTVPIWPLSLGVTQQCQYATAPTDVDRGITNLSVQDFAAPPMAAMNRPSIEHSLRLTSAYSHYLTEDSRPEITTCHSRTAITVDYIFYSAGTGDISTQPEGPLPRQGLQLLARLALVGQTDLEAVNGLPNEHNSSDHLPILACFRLCP; this is translated from the exons ATGTTTTCTCGACACCTGACCGCGTTTGGCTCTCACTGGTTGCCCCCAACTCAGGCCCCATTGGGCGGCTGGAGGAACGTACATTTCCCCAGTTATCCATGTCGGCCAGGTGTGCCCCCTCCACCTCAACTCTCCCATCCCACCAGGCACCTCTCAGGGGCCTTCCAACCTCAAGATACCCATAACACCAACTGGGCAAGACTACAGTCCAAACAACACCTCCCACCAGGGTTCCCTTTTCACGGTTTTCCTCATCGACACTTCCACCTTGGACTGATGGAGTGCTCAGACAAGGAGCCTCCATACAAGCGGAGGAGGAGTTCAGAGGAGAGGGCTCCAGGGGATAGATCCAAGGGCTCCCCCAAACGAGAGTACGCACCAAGACAGGCTCGCAGTGCCACAACCAGCCCCAACTGCTGGTTCAAAGACGGGAAACCACCGCCTCCTGGGACAAGTCCGCCAAGACAGGCATTGG AGCTGAAGAGACAATGGGAGGACTTTTCACACTGCTATAAGTCCAGACCCCAGTCTGGTGGTGGGAGGCGAGAACCACCCTTTGAGTTCTCTGTGATGTCGTATAACATCCTCTCCCAGGACCTACTTCATGACAATAACTACCTGTACAAACACTGTAGCTCCTCCATCCTCAACTGGAATCACAGGCTCTCCAACATCCTGAAAGAGCTCAAAGAGCACAACGCAGAT ATAATGTGTCTGCAGGAGGTTCAAGAGGACCACTATGAAAAACAGATCAAACCCTCTCTAGAAGCATTAG GTTACCAGTGTGAGTAcaagaggaggacaggcaggaaGCCTGACGGCTGTGCCGTGGTCTATAAGAAGGACCGCTTCTCCCTGCTGTCCAGTCACCCAGTGGAGTACTTCCGCCGGGGCATCCCCCTGCTAGACCGGGATAACGTGGGCCTGGTGCTGTTACTGCGCCCCACGGGATCCTCCAGGCCGGAGGACTGCGTTTGTGTGGCCAATACACACCTCCTGTACAACCCCCGGCGCGGGGACATTAAGCTGGCCCAGTTGGCCATGCTGCTGGCAGAGATCAGTACAGTGTCCCGCCTCCCTGACGGCAGCTCCTGTCCCATCATCCTCTGTGGGGACTTTAACTCTGTGCCCTGGTCTCCCCTGTACAGCTTTGTTAGGGAGAGCAGGCTGGAGTACGACGGTATTCCCATAGGCAAG gtgtcAGGGCAGGAGGAGAATCCCAGAGGCCAGCGGATCCTGACCGTGCCCATTTGGCCCCTTAGCCTGGGCGTCACCCAGCAGTGCCAGTATGCGACTGCCCCTACAG ATGTTGACAGGGGAATCACCAACCTGTCTGTGCAGGACTTTGCAGCACCACCTATGGCAGCTATGAACAG ACCCAGTATAGAGCACAGTCTGAGGCTGACGTCAGCTTACTCCCACTACCTGACAGAGGACAGCAGGCCTGAGATCACCACCTGTCACTCCAGGACAGCCATCACTGTGGACTACATCTTTTACTCTGCAGGAACTGGGGACATTTCCACTCAGCCAG AGGGTCCATTGCCAAGACAAGGGCTGCAGCTGCTGGCCAGACTGGCCCTGGTGGGACAGACAGACCTGGAGGCCGTCAACGGGCTGCCCAATGAGCACAACTCCTCCGACCACCTGCCCATACTGGCCTGCTTCCGCCTCTGCCCCTGA
- the angel2 gene encoding protein angel homolog 2 isoform X1 encodes MSRHQNLNHVYPNAQQNQPMFSRHLTAFGSHWLPPTQAPLGGWRNVHFPSYPCRPGVPPPPQLSHPTRHLSGAFQPQDTHNTNWARLQSKQHLPPGFPFHGFPHRHFHLGLMECSDKEPPYKRRRSSEERAPGDRSKGSPKREYAPRQARSATTSPNCWFKDGKPPPPGTSPPRQALELKRQWEDFSHCYKSRPQSGGGRREPPFEFSVMSYNILSQDLLHDNNYLYKHCSSSILNWNHRLSNILKELKEHNADIMCLQEVQEDHYEKQIKPSLEALGYQCEYKRRTGRKPDGCAVVYKKDRFSLLSSHPVEYFRRGIPLLDRDNVGLVLLLRPTGSSRPEDCVCVANTHLLYNPRRGDIKLAQLAMLLAEISTVSRLPDGSSCPIILCGDFNSVPWSPLYSFVRESRLEYDGIPIGKVSGQEENPRGQRILTVPIWPLSLGVTQQCQYATAPTDVDRGITNLSVQDFAAPPMAAMNRSVISGWISGPSIEHSLRLTSAYSHYLTEDSRPEITTCHSRTAITVDYIFYSAGTGDISTQPEGPLPRQGLQLLARLALVGQTDLEAVNGLPNEHNSSDHLPILACFRLCP; translated from the exons ATGTCTCGACATCAAAACCTAAACCATGTCTATCCAAACGCCCAACAAAA TCAACCCATGTTTTCTCGACACCTGACCGCGTTTGGCTCTCACTGGTTGCCCCCAACTCAGGCCCCATTGGGCGGCTGGAGGAACGTACATTTCCCCAGTTATCCATGTCGGCCAGGTGTGCCCCCTCCACCTCAACTCTCCCATCCCACCAGGCACCTCTCAGGGGCCTTCCAACCTCAAGATACCCATAACACCAACTGGGCAAGACTACAGTCCAAACAACACCTCCCACCAGGGTTCCCTTTTCACGGTTTTCCTCATCGACACTTCCACCTTGGACTGATGGAGTGCTCAGACAAGGAGCCTCCATACAAGCGGAGGAGGAGTTCAGAGGAGAGGGCTCCAGGGGATAGATCCAAGGGCTCCCCCAAACGAGAGTACGCACCAAGACAGGCTCGCAGTGCCACAACCAGCCCCAACTGCTGGTTCAAAGACGGGAAACCACCGCCTCCTGGGACAAGTCCGCCAAGACAGGCATTGG AGCTGAAGAGACAATGGGAGGACTTTTCACACTGCTATAAGTCCAGACCCCAGTCTGGTGGTGGGAGGCGAGAACCACCCTTTGAGTTCTCTGTGATGTCGTATAACATCCTCTCCCAGGACCTACTTCATGACAATAACTACCTGTACAAACACTGTAGCTCCTCCATCCTCAACTGGAATCACAGGCTCTCCAACATCCTGAAAGAGCTCAAAGAGCACAACGCAGAT ATAATGTGTCTGCAGGAGGTTCAAGAGGACCACTATGAAAAACAGATCAAACCCTCTCTAGAAGCATTAG GTTACCAGTGTGAGTAcaagaggaggacaggcaggaaGCCTGACGGCTGTGCCGTGGTCTATAAGAAGGACCGCTTCTCCCTGCTGTCCAGTCACCCAGTGGAGTACTTCCGCCGGGGCATCCCCCTGCTAGACCGGGATAACGTGGGCCTGGTGCTGTTACTGCGCCCCACGGGATCCTCCAGGCCGGAGGACTGCGTTTGTGTGGCCAATACACACCTCCTGTACAACCCCCGGCGCGGGGACATTAAGCTGGCCCAGTTGGCCATGCTGCTGGCAGAGATCAGTACAGTGTCCCGCCTCCCTGACGGCAGCTCCTGTCCCATCATCCTCTGTGGGGACTTTAACTCTGTGCCCTGGTCTCCCCTGTACAGCTTTGTTAGGGAGAGCAGGCTGGAGTACGACGGTATTCCCATAGGCAAG gtgtcAGGGCAGGAGGAGAATCCCAGAGGCCAGCGGATCCTGACCGTGCCCATTTGGCCCCTTAGCCTGGGCGTCACCCAGCAGTGCCAGTATGCGACTGCCCCTACAG ATGTTGACAGGGGAATCACCAACCTGTCTGTGCAGGACTTTGCAGCACCACCTATGGCAGCTATGAACAGGTCCGTTATCTCCGGTTGGATTTCTGG ACCCAGTATAGAGCACAGTCTGAGGCTGACGTCAGCTTACTCCCACTACCTGACAGAGGACAGCAGGCCTGAGATCACCACCTGTCACTCCAGGACAGCCATCACTGTGGACTACATCTTTTACTCTGCAGGAACTGGGGACATTTCCACTCAGCCAG AGGGTCCATTGCCAAGACAAGGGCTGCAGCTGCTGGCCAGACTGGCCCTGGTGGGACAGACAGACCTGGAGGCCGTCAACGGGCTGCCCAATGAGCACAACTCCTCCGACCACCTGCCCATACTGGCCTGCTTCCGCCTCTGCCCCTGA
- the angel2 gene encoding protein angel homolog 2 isoform X2 → MFSRHLTAFGSHWLPPTQAPLGGWRNVHFPSYPCRPGVPPPPQLSHPTRHLSGAFQPQDTHNTNWARLQSKQHLPPGFPFHGFPHRHFHLGLMECSDKEPPYKRRRSSEERAPGDRSKGSPKREYAPRQARSATTSPNCWFKDGKPPPPGTSPPRQALELKRQWEDFSHCYKSRPQSGGGRREPPFEFSVMSYNILSQDLLHDNNYLYKHCSSSILNWNHRLSNILKELKEHNADIMCLQEVQEDHYEKQIKPSLEALGYQCEYKRRTGRKPDGCAVVYKKDRFSLLSSHPVEYFRRGIPLLDRDNVGLVLLLRPTGSSRPEDCVCVANTHLLYNPRRGDIKLAQLAMLLAEISTVSRLPDGSSCPIILCGDFNSVPWSPLYSFVRESRLEYDGIPIGKVSGQEENPRGQRILTVPIWPLSLGVTQQCQYATAPTDVDRGITNLSVQDFAAPPMAAMNRSVISGWISGPSIEHSLRLTSAYSHYLTEDSRPEITTCHSRTAITVDYIFYSAGTGDISTQPEGPLPRQGLQLLARLALVGQTDLEAVNGLPNEHNSSDHLPILACFRLCP, encoded by the exons ATGTTTTCTCGACACCTGACCGCGTTTGGCTCTCACTGGTTGCCCCCAACTCAGGCCCCATTGGGCGGCTGGAGGAACGTACATTTCCCCAGTTATCCATGTCGGCCAGGTGTGCCCCCTCCACCTCAACTCTCCCATCCCACCAGGCACCTCTCAGGGGCCTTCCAACCTCAAGATACCCATAACACCAACTGGGCAAGACTACAGTCCAAACAACACCTCCCACCAGGGTTCCCTTTTCACGGTTTTCCTCATCGACACTTCCACCTTGGACTGATGGAGTGCTCAGACAAGGAGCCTCCATACAAGCGGAGGAGGAGTTCAGAGGAGAGGGCTCCAGGGGATAGATCCAAGGGCTCCCCCAAACGAGAGTACGCACCAAGACAGGCTCGCAGTGCCACAACCAGCCCCAACTGCTGGTTCAAAGACGGGAAACCACCGCCTCCTGGGACAAGTCCGCCAAGACAGGCATTGG AGCTGAAGAGACAATGGGAGGACTTTTCACACTGCTATAAGTCCAGACCCCAGTCTGGTGGTGGGAGGCGAGAACCACCCTTTGAGTTCTCTGTGATGTCGTATAACATCCTCTCCCAGGACCTACTTCATGACAATAACTACCTGTACAAACACTGTAGCTCCTCCATCCTCAACTGGAATCACAGGCTCTCCAACATCCTGAAAGAGCTCAAAGAGCACAACGCAGAT ATAATGTGTCTGCAGGAGGTTCAAGAGGACCACTATGAAAAACAGATCAAACCCTCTCTAGAAGCATTAG GTTACCAGTGTGAGTAcaagaggaggacaggcaggaaGCCTGACGGCTGTGCCGTGGTCTATAAGAAGGACCGCTTCTCCCTGCTGTCCAGTCACCCAGTGGAGTACTTCCGCCGGGGCATCCCCCTGCTAGACCGGGATAACGTGGGCCTGGTGCTGTTACTGCGCCCCACGGGATCCTCCAGGCCGGAGGACTGCGTTTGTGTGGCCAATACACACCTCCTGTACAACCCCCGGCGCGGGGACATTAAGCTGGCCCAGTTGGCCATGCTGCTGGCAGAGATCAGTACAGTGTCCCGCCTCCCTGACGGCAGCTCCTGTCCCATCATCCTCTGTGGGGACTTTAACTCTGTGCCCTGGTCTCCCCTGTACAGCTTTGTTAGGGAGAGCAGGCTGGAGTACGACGGTATTCCCATAGGCAAG gtgtcAGGGCAGGAGGAGAATCCCAGAGGCCAGCGGATCCTGACCGTGCCCATTTGGCCCCTTAGCCTGGGCGTCACCCAGCAGTGCCAGTATGCGACTGCCCCTACAG ATGTTGACAGGGGAATCACCAACCTGTCTGTGCAGGACTTTGCAGCACCACCTATGGCAGCTATGAACAGGTCCGTTATCTCCGGTTGGATTTCTGG ACCCAGTATAGAGCACAGTCTGAGGCTGACGTCAGCTTACTCCCACTACCTGACAGAGGACAGCAGGCCTGAGATCACCACCTGTCACTCCAGGACAGCCATCACTGTGGACTACATCTTTTACTCTGCAGGAACTGGGGACATTTCCACTCAGCCAG AGGGTCCATTGCCAAGACAAGGGCTGCAGCTGCTGGCCAGACTGGCCCTGGTGGGACAGACAGACCTGGAGGCCGTCAACGGGCTGCCCAATGAGCACAACTCCTCCGACCACCTGCCCATACTGGCCTGCTTCCGCCTCTGCCCCTGA
- the angel2 gene encoding protein angel homolog 2 isoform X3: MSRHQNLNHVYPNAQQNQPMFSRHLTAFGSHWLPPTQAPLGGWRNVHFPSYPCRPGVPPPPQLSHPTRHLSGAFQPQDTHNTNWARLQSKQHLPPGFPFHGFPHRHFHLGLMECSDKEPPYKRRRSSEERAPGDRSKGSPKREYAPRQARSATTSPNCWFKDGKPPPPGTSPPRQALELKRQWEDFSHCYKSRPQSGGGRREPPFEFSVMSYNILSQDLLHDNNYLYKHCSSSILNWNHRLSNILKELKEHNADIMCLQEVQEDHYEKQIKPSLEALGYQCEYKRRTGRKPDGCAVVYKKDRFSLLSSHPVEYFRRGIPLLDRDNVGLVLLLRPTGSSRPEDCVCVANTHLLYNPRRGDIKLAQLAMLLAEISTVSRLPDGSSCPIILCGDFNSVPWSPLYSFVRESRLEYDGIPIGKVSGQEENPRGQRILTVPIWPLSLGVTQQCQYATAPTDVDRGITNLSVQDFAAPPMAAMNRPSIEHSLRLTSAYSHYLTEDSRPEITTCHSRTAITVDYIFYSAGTGDISTQPEGPLPRQGLQLLARLALVGQTDLEAVNGLPNEHNSSDHLPILACFRLCP, from the exons ATGTCTCGACATCAAAACCTAAACCATGTCTATCCAAACGCCCAACAAAA TCAACCCATGTTTTCTCGACACCTGACCGCGTTTGGCTCTCACTGGTTGCCCCCAACTCAGGCCCCATTGGGCGGCTGGAGGAACGTACATTTCCCCAGTTATCCATGTCGGCCAGGTGTGCCCCCTCCACCTCAACTCTCCCATCCCACCAGGCACCTCTCAGGGGCCTTCCAACCTCAAGATACCCATAACACCAACTGGGCAAGACTACAGTCCAAACAACACCTCCCACCAGGGTTCCCTTTTCACGGTTTTCCTCATCGACACTTCCACCTTGGACTGATGGAGTGCTCAGACAAGGAGCCTCCATACAAGCGGAGGAGGAGTTCAGAGGAGAGGGCTCCAGGGGATAGATCCAAGGGCTCCCCCAAACGAGAGTACGCACCAAGACAGGCTCGCAGTGCCACAACCAGCCCCAACTGCTGGTTCAAAGACGGGAAACCACCGCCTCCTGGGACAAGTCCGCCAAGACAGGCATTGG AGCTGAAGAGACAATGGGAGGACTTTTCACACTGCTATAAGTCCAGACCCCAGTCTGGTGGTGGGAGGCGAGAACCACCCTTTGAGTTCTCTGTGATGTCGTATAACATCCTCTCCCAGGACCTACTTCATGACAATAACTACCTGTACAAACACTGTAGCTCCTCCATCCTCAACTGGAATCACAGGCTCTCCAACATCCTGAAAGAGCTCAAAGAGCACAACGCAGAT ATAATGTGTCTGCAGGAGGTTCAAGAGGACCACTATGAAAAACAGATCAAACCCTCTCTAGAAGCATTAG GTTACCAGTGTGAGTAcaagaggaggacaggcaggaaGCCTGACGGCTGTGCCGTGGTCTATAAGAAGGACCGCTTCTCCCTGCTGTCCAGTCACCCAGTGGAGTACTTCCGCCGGGGCATCCCCCTGCTAGACCGGGATAACGTGGGCCTGGTGCTGTTACTGCGCCCCACGGGATCCTCCAGGCCGGAGGACTGCGTTTGTGTGGCCAATACACACCTCCTGTACAACCCCCGGCGCGGGGACATTAAGCTGGCCCAGTTGGCCATGCTGCTGGCAGAGATCAGTACAGTGTCCCGCCTCCCTGACGGCAGCTCCTGTCCCATCATCCTCTGTGGGGACTTTAACTCTGTGCCCTGGTCTCCCCTGTACAGCTTTGTTAGGGAGAGCAGGCTGGAGTACGACGGTATTCCCATAGGCAAG gtgtcAGGGCAGGAGGAGAATCCCAGAGGCCAGCGGATCCTGACCGTGCCCATTTGGCCCCTTAGCCTGGGCGTCACCCAGCAGTGCCAGTATGCGACTGCCCCTACAG ATGTTGACAGGGGAATCACCAACCTGTCTGTGCAGGACTTTGCAGCACCACCTATGGCAGCTATGAACAG ACCCAGTATAGAGCACAGTCTGAGGCTGACGTCAGCTTACTCCCACTACCTGACAGAGGACAGCAGGCCTGAGATCACCACCTGTCACTCCAGGACAGCCATCACTGTGGACTACATCTTTTACTCTGCAGGAACTGGGGACATTTCCACTCAGCCAG AGGGTCCATTGCCAAGACAAGGGCTGCAGCTGCTGGCCAGACTGGCCCTGGTGGGACAGACAGACCTGGAGGCCGTCAACGGGCTGCCCAATGAGCACAACTCCTCCGACCACCTGCCCATACTGGCCTGCTTCCGCCTCTGCCCCTGA